The nucleotide window ATGTGGTTTTGATCatctattttttaagttaaatttttatgaaataattatcttcaatttttaagtcaaatttttataaaataattatcttcaaTTTTGTAGTGtagttttctcttctgatttTACAAACTCTAAATACATGCTGGGCCTTGCTTTATTGTAATAGGCATTCTCTCTTCTTCACCCTCCAGATCAATATAACCACTACATCTGGTATTAATATACTTTCTTCCAGCAACAAATACCTGCTGAATACATACTAAGTGCCATCTAGCAAGACACTGAAATACATAAGAGATACGGTACCTGCCATCATGGTACACACATGTCCTAGTAAGGGGTATTACCTGtatgctatttttttctctaatatatatattatgcatatatatcttttatatatatatatatataaaggaacaAATAACCACCAGAGAGAgtatggttttatatatatatatatgtgtatatatatatatatatacacatatatatatatatattctttgctcGTCCCTTTTCCATCCCATCACTTAGCTCTATAGTCTTATTTCTTAACTCTATTACTTCAACAGCTCCCTAAATGGCATCTCTGTACAACTTTTCTCATATGTAATCCATTTTCAATATCACTACAGATCGATATTTCCCAGCAGAATGGTTCTGATCACACCTACACTCAACAATCTGAAACAACTACAATGTTTTCAATGAAAAGAGAAGCACTATTTCCTGTGTTCCAACTACAAGGAGCTAAAGGTCATAGGCTCTTtactttcattatttcctttcacTAGATATAAGAAAAAATTGTCAAGTAGGAGGTCATAATTTGGAGATAAGTTggattctgtttcatttattgtaatCTTACACTGAAAAACATACAATTTGTGCCATTTATTTTCTTGAGAAATCTACATCACTAGCTGAAAATTTCTGTATCAAAAACAGATAACCTAACAGTACTAAGGTAAGggatacagaaaagtatattgaGTGACAGGCACTGAAGAATTCAAGTAATGGCGGCTGGTGCTAGTGTACGCATGATTCCTGTAACAatctgttatttccattttaaaatatgagaaaactCAGGCTAAAGTAAGTTATATTTTCCAAGAGCACATAAATAGAAAATTGCAAACCCAGGATTTGAACCCCTTTCTGTATGACCATACAGTCCTAGATGATTATGCAAAACCATATCCTTTAAGGTAGATGAACCTGAATATTCACAGACTTCATAATCCTTTTAGACGAGTTTTCTTTCCACTGTAATGTTCTGCTTTCCCTCTTCCCTTGCCCTGCTTCTCTTAAGCCACACCAAACTAGTCATTGTTATATCACCCAGTTACTGGTTTTATGCCTCTTGTCTATATATCTTCTGAAATTACTTCTTCCATCTTTCTGTGTGGCAGGTATTTCCCATTTAAAACATTTCTGACAAACTATTACTAAATCACTCAACATTTCTAATTATTTACTTTGAGAGGTGAAAGGAAAGTCATTGAATGTGACTTTTCTTACCTGAGAATATGGCCAAGAAcatgaagggaaagaaaatggagGCCCCATATTAGAGTCAGTTGTTTCAGACTTGGTGGCTGGATGGTTCTGAGGATAACTCTTCGGTAGATGCTTTCTGAATAAACCATGCTGATCACCACCATGTTATATATTTGAACCCGCTCCCAAGGCTGCACCCCTGGAGTGCCGCTGTCCCGGAGCCTCCGCCGCAGCACAGACACAAAGGGGTACGCCAGGACCCCCTCCAATAGGCCCCAAAGGTTGCAGCCAGAGAGTGCCGCTGGCGCGACCTCTCCCCCACCCGCACAGATCATAGGGACCACCAGGACCCCTCTGACAGGCCCTAAGGCTGTACCCCTGCAGTACCGgtggccctccccctccccccccacagaccTACAGGGGTCCGCCCGGACCCCCTTCGATAGGCCCACAAGGCTGCAACCCTGTAGTGCCGCTGGCGCGACACCTCCCCCGTCAGCACAGAACTTCAGGTCCGCCAGGACCCTCACCGATTGGCCCGCGAGGCTGAAGCCCTGGAGTGCCGCTGGCCCTACCCCTGCCCACCAGCGAAGACCCATAGGGGTCCGCCAGGAACCCTTCCAATAGGCCCCAAGTTTGCACTCCTGGATTGCCGCTGGCCGACCCCTCCCCTGCCAGCACAGACCTTAGGGTGTGTCAGGACCCCCTCCGATAGTCCCACAAGGGACTGCAAGGCTGCACCCCTGGAGTGCCGCTGGACCgacccctcccccaccagcacAGACGATAGGGTCCGCCAGGACCCCCTCCGGTCGGCCCCCAAGGCTGCATCCCTGGAGTGCCATTGTCCCTGAGCCTCCCCGCGCAGCACACACACATAGGGGTACGCCAGTACACCTCCGAGAGGCCCAAAGGCTGCCCCCCTGGAGGACCGCTGGCCCGAGCCCTCCCCCAGCAACACAAATCCATAGGGGTCCGCCAGGACCCCATCGGATAGTTCCCGAAGGCTGCAGCCCTGGAGTGCCGCTGGATCGACACCTCCCCCACCAGCACTGTCCCACAGGAGTCCGTCAGAACCCTCCGAAAGGGTTTTgtcttataaaaaaaaatttttataaaataattatcttcaaTTTTGTAGTGtagttttctcttctgatttTACAAACTCTAAATACATGCTGGGCCTTGCTTTATTGTAATAGACATTCTCTCTTCTTCACCCTCCAGATCACCTTTAGCTCCTTGTAGTTGGAACACAGGAGCTAGACTGCACCCCTGGAGTACGGCTGTCCCGACACCTCCCCCACGAGCACAGACCAATATGGGCCCGCCAGAACCCTTTCCATAGGTCCACAAGGTTGCAGCCCTGGAGTGCCGCTGGCGCGACACCTCCCCCGCCAGCACAGAACATCGGGTCCGCCAGGACCCCCTCCAATAGGCCCCAAGGTTGCATCCCTGGAGTGCCGCTCGCCCGACCCCTCTACCACCAGCACAGATCAATAGGGGTCCGCCAGAACGCCTCCGATAGTCCCCCAAGGCTGCAGCCCTGGAGTGCCGCTGGATCGACTCCTCCCCTACCAGCACTGTCCCACAGGGGTCCGCCAGACCCCTCCGAAAGGCCTGCAAGACTGCACCCCTGGAGTACCGCTGTCCCAGCCCCTCCTCGGTGGTCCACGGCCCTCTTGGAGGTCTGCAAGGTCACATTGCGCTGAGGGTATCCGGTGGGGTCTCAGCACCACCTCCGGTGCGTGCATGTGAGGCACCCCAAATCTTGGACCCCTTGTGGGGACGCAATCCCCCACAAATATATGCAAGAAAGCAGGGAAGTACCTGTCTTCCTTCCGGGCCGCTGCTCACTTGGAGGCCACTTCCCTCTGAGCTCCGATTTCCTGCCCGATGGATTGAGGGTCGTAATTCCCATGCTACCCGTTGTGAAAATGAAGCGAAATCGAGTATGTTCAGTAGAAATAGGCACACAGCAGACGCTCATAAATAActgcatccattcatccattcccTGGGAACGTCAGCCCAGGGCAGGGACTCGCGAAGCACCGCCCCGGCCAGGCAGACGCAGTCTGTGGGGCCCGAAGGGGTCACAGCTCTTACCCTTTGACCCCTCCATGCACACACGTGAAAATAGTCCCGGAGCTCTTCCCCAAGGTCACTGAGGGTCAGTGCAAAGGGGACTTGGAATAAGACTCGAGGGGAAGAGAAGAGTCAGGCTCGGTGCTGCCGGGAAGCCTGCGTGCGCCTCCGGACTCTCACTGAGCAGCGTCCCGCACTTGCGGCCCAGACCCCCGCCGCCCTCCGCCCAGCAGACGGTCTCTGCCCGAGGCTCGGGTTTCCGGAGCCCCGCCCTTCCCGTGACGGTCCCCACCCCCGCGCGCCCTCAAGTTTCTCCCAACTTTTCCGCGGGTCCTTCTGGGCTCTCCGCCCGCTGGCCAGTGACGTAACAATGGTGCAGCGCGGGGGCCAATGGGCGGCGGCGGGGCCCGGCAGCGCGGGCCAATGGCGACGGCGGACGGTCCCGCGGTCCAGCCGGGCCGGGGCCGCACTGCGCCGTCCCCCTGCCGCCGGCCCGCCCGCCACCCGCTCGACCGCCGCCGTCCCACCCGCCGCCGGCGCCGCCGCCCAGTGATCGGGCCGCGGCGGCTCAGAGTGCGGCTGCGGCGGGCGCGGGTGGCGGCGGCGCCCGCCTGTCCGGCCTTCTTGGGACCTTCGCCTGCGCGCCTACCCGTGGGTGCGGGGACCCAGGCCCGCGGCCTCGCAGCCCCCCACGGTGAGTCCCCCCTCGCTCGGCCCGCTCCGCACCCAGACCCCTGCCGACGCTCCCTCCTGCCCCTTGGGCATACGCACACGCAGGTGCAGCCCTCGCTGCGCCGGCTACCGGCCCGCAGACACCTTGGCCTCGCCCCCCGCTATCCGCGGCCGCCGGGAGGAGATGGGGAGAAGCAGGCGGGCGTCCGTAGCGCGCAGCCCTGTCCTCGGTGGCCCAACCGAGGCCATTCACGGAGCCGCGGCTGTGACTCGCTGCCCAGTGACGTGGGGCGGCCCAACTTTACGTAACCCGCCCGGTGCCCCACGGTTGTCCATACAGGGTACGCCTTGGGGCACGGAGGCCCAGGCTTGGGGGTTGCCCCGGTCATTGTGCCCACGCCCCAAAAGAGCAGTGTGGCTTCAGCCGCCCCCACAGTACCCATCTCTGTAACTTAGTTaccctgtgtgtgtgcacaaggcCTGTCCGCACCCCAGGCCCTTGTGACCAAGGGCTTACCTACCCTTAAGAGAAAGCAGTAAGGAACTTGGGCCAGAGCCAGGGGTCAGAGGGCAAGGCTCAGGTTGCTTCTGGGGGCTCCGAGGGCAGGGGCAGAGCTCAGGATGGTTCTCTGTGGGTTGGAGAGTCCCCCCACGTCTGGAATGAGTCCAAAACGGGAGGCAAGAGACCTGGGTTCTGTGCTTGGTTCTACCTGACCTCCTGACTGACTTCGGCCAAGCTTGTCTCTTGCTGGAAAATGGGGTGACAGTACCTGCCTCGTCTGTTAGTTGGGGAGATCAAGAGAGGTAGCCGGCCTGGAAGGGAGCTGCAGACCAAGTGTTGTATGCACTGTCTCTAGGGTGATTTCGTGCTCGTGCCTCCTCCCAGGAGCTAGGGTGCCAACACCCAGCAAACACCGTGTTTACATAGAAGGTCAGAGCTCCTCCCTACATACTCACACTGCTGGGGCTCAGCCTGCATTTCTGCTCCCCTTTtcttgcagatgaggaagctgaggctcacagAAGGAAAGTGATACACCCACGACCTGATCGCCTCGTAGGAACCAGGTAGGTTTGAGCCTAGGGCTCTGCCCCTGCCGGGACTGGGGGAAGGCCCGAGGGGCGCTTACTGCTGGTAGAGGTCAGAGGGACAGGGCCAAGTTTAGGTAGGGTTGGGGACAGCGAGCTTGGGCTACAGAAAGGACTTGGCTCAGCTTGAGATACGGACTGCAGCTTTCCTACCCCTTACCTGGCCTTTTCTCTATTTGGGGGTGGATGCACCTGGCCCAAGTGGGACCGGGAACTCTGCAGGTCCGgggctggagggggtgggggataGGGTTTCAATGTGGCTTCGAcggtgggtggggctgggaggtcAAGCGCAGGGAGGGGCACTGTAGCAGAGGTGCCAGAGAACAGGACAGTTTCAGGGAGGCAGATCAGGTGCAACTAGATCAAGGATGTGGCGCTGGTTCCGGGCCTGAGAAAGAAGGGGGTTGCAACCGATGACCGGATGGACGGACGGTTTGATGGGTGGGGCAGGATGAAGAGTGGACTGGAGTCCCTTCTCGGCCCAgcccctcaccaccaccccctcTGCCCACAGGTGGACGGCCGCCAGGCCATGTGGTGAGTCCGGGAGGCGCCCCGCCAGCATGCCGTGGGACGCGCGGCGGCCAGGCGGTGGCGCCGACAGCGGCCCTGAGGGCGCAGGCGCGGCACGCTCGCGGTTGCAGAAGCAATGCCGCAAGTCTTCATTTGCCTTCTACCAAGCGGTGCGCGACCTGCTGCCAGTGTGGCTGCTAGAGGACATGCGCGCCAGTGAGGCCTTCCACTGGGACGAGCGTGGGCGCGCCGCCGCCTACTCGCCTTCCGAGGCGCTGCTCTACGCGCTCGTGCACGACCACCAGGCGTACGCGCACTACCTGCTGGCCACCTTCCCGCGGCGCGCCCTCGCGCCACCCAGCGCCGGGTTCCGCTGCTGCGCCGCGCCGGGGCCGCACGTGGCGCTGGCGGTGCGCTACAACCGAGTGGGCATCCTGCGCCACATCCTGCGCACCCTCTGTGACTTCCCGCCCGAGGAGCGCACACGGGTGCTCGACCGGCGTGGCTGTAGCCGCGTGGAGGGCGGTGGCACGTCGCTGCATGTGGCGTGTGAGCTGGTGCGCCCCGAGTGCCTCTTCCTGCTGCTTGGCCACGGCGCCTCTCCGGGCCTGCGTGACAGTGGTGGCCTCACACCGCTTGACCTGCTGCTGCGCCAGCTGGGCCACGACGTAGGGACCGCCCCTGCCAACGGGGCACCCAGCGAGCCTTGCCAGCGCCACTTGCTGCTTCTCGATCTGCTGGCGCTGTACACGCCTGCAGGTGCCACAGGCCCTGCCCGCCTAGAGCTGCTGGGCGACCGGCCGCGCTGGCAGCGGCTGCTGGGTGAAGACAAGTTCCAGTGGCTGACGGGCCTTTCGCCACCCTCACTCTTCACACGCGCCATGCAGGTGCTGGTCACCGCCATCTCGCCTGGTCGCTTCCCAGAGGCCTTAGACGAGCTGCCGCTGCCACCCTTCCTGCAACCACTGGACCTCACGGGCAAGGGCTAGACCACAGGGCACCCTGGGCACTGGATTTTTGGAGAATACTATTTTTCAGAGCGTTGTACCCAGCACTTTACATACATTGATCTCTGTACAGCAGAATCTGCCTAGTCTGTTGCATGCCCTAGGGACTGGGCCGGGGTGGTCAGGTGGGCCCCA belongs to Manis pentadactyla isolate mManPen7 chromosome 11, mManPen7.hap1, whole genome shotgun sequence and includes:
- the ANKRD9 gene encoding ankyrin repeat domain-containing protein 9; protein product: MATADGPAVQPGRGRTAPSPCRRPARHPLDRRRPTRRRRRRPVIGPRRLRVRLRRARVAAAPACPAFLGPSPARLPVGAGTQARGLAAPHDEEAEAHRRKVIHPRPDRLVGTRWTAARPCGESGRRPASMPWDARRPGGGADSGPEGAGAARSRLQKQCRKSSFAFYQAVRDLLPVWLLEDMRASEAFHWDERGRAAAYSPSEALLYALVHDHQAYAHYLLATFPRRALAPPSAGFRCCAAPGPHVALAVRYNRVGILRHILRTLCDFPPEERTRVLDRRGCSRVEGGGTSLHVACELVRPECLFLLLGHGASPGLRDSGGLTPLDLLLRQLGHDVGTAPANGAPSEPCQRHLLLLDLLALYTPAGATGPARLELLGDRPRWQRLLGEDKFQWLTGLSPPSLFTRAMQVLVTAISPGRFPEALDELPLPPFLQPLDLTGKG